The Paramisgurnus dabryanus chromosome 24, PD_genome_1.1, whole genome shotgun sequence genome contains the following window.
attttatgttaataattcAAATGAAGGATATTTTAGCATTGTTACTTCGTGTTCCTGTAGTTAAACTGATGGGGCATTGTGTTGGCAATGGTTTGAACACCAAGTAACACAGTGATAACAGGACATGTAtagacaaatgcataaatatactTTGTTGAAATTATCATTTATAATGTAGAAATAATTacgttaaaattatatttttttttaatcagttttaAGACAATATAATACCTCACATCACATTTATGATAGTACAAATTTAGTTACGTTTAATAAAATTTGTATAAAATGGTCCTAAAATGTGCCttacttttcttttttatttcatattttaatgTCTATGCAGTCAGAGAAAACTGACATTTAATCAAGCTCACAGCGCCGTATGAAATAAAAGCAGGTTTTTAATTTCAAACTCACAGAATGAAGCGTCGAACCACAATGACCTAGCAAAAAAAATCCCCGGTGTGCCATTACACTTGGCCTTTCAATAAATTTATAACCAGTCTGTTGTATAAGCTGTCCAGTCACTGCGGCTCCGGCTGGGTTTCGGGTGATCTCATATGAGGGGCGACGAGAGGTGAATCACACTACTGATGTCAATGGTTATCGATTACTTACCGGATCTCCCTCCACGACCTCACCCTTCACGTTGCGAATGACCATCACTAGTTGAGCCTGGAACGTGATGATGAGAACGGGACCTTGTTCCATCATTTTACCCATCGCCAACTAGATTAAAAACGACAAGATTGATGCTTTGTAAAGCATTaacatgttaaataaatattttaaacatcttCCCTCGTACTTACATCGATATTATCAATGTCCAGAATCTTGGAGTGAAACTGGAGACCCATGGCTTTGGCCTGCTGGATGGGATGAGCGAGCTGACTGTacgtctaaaaaaaaaaaaaaaatacacattcgCCATTCAACACTAAAGTCTGTGAATGTTTCACACATCTGACAGCTTCAGATTCACTTACAGCCTCATAGCACCAATCTTTCAGGACATCCAGTTCTCCTTGGATCATGGCCTACAAACAGAGCAAAAGTTCAGTCGTTGGCATTTCTGTGTATGTCTCTTCATATTTCAAACGAATGGGGTGTCGCGTCTCACCTCTAAGACATTGGGAATGATGTCCTTTTCGCATTGCTGCAGGAAAGAGTCCTTGTCGAAATTCGGATCCACCTTCAAAATCTCAGTCAGGACCTCGGACATCTCCGTTTTAGAAAACAGCCCACCTTAAATACAAACATTCatataaataaagcaaaacTATGTACAGATATAAGCAGATATACAGATATTTACCGATGATGTCTGTCATTTTGTCTGTGACGGCACGGGAAGCCCGTATTAAGGCGTTGTCACTCTCGTCATACTTCATCTTCATCTCAAAGAATCCTGACGGGGGAACCACATAATACAAGTTCCccttaaatattaaacataatGATATCCCTTCTCTATCTCAAACATAACAAAAGAAACATGGTGTGTAGCGCCATCTATTGATCAGATACTCACTGTTAAAAACCACATTGTTGTCTTTGAAGTCTTTCCATTGCTGATACCACTTTGAATCCTTGTGTAGCACGACACCCATCGCCTCTCTTTACAAAAGAAATACACATTGTAGTTAAGAAGcgaatgtaaaataatttttaggtCCAACTAGACATTGAAGATTATATTGCTACACACTCGTTTGCTTCGAAGACTTTGTCTTCCCCGCTGCCCGCCTTCGATGAGAAGTCACTCCTCTTCCTCAGCCTGCTGGGCGGTCGGTACGGGCCGCTCTGACTGAAGTCACCGATCTCCTTTTTGACGCTCTCGACGCCCTTCAGAGATTCAGATTACGGTATGATTTTAAGACCAAACTGACATTGAACCTAAGTGAAACATGGCAGACTTTTCTAACCTGTGAGATTGCCCGAAAAGCTCCCGTCTTCCCGATTTTCTCTCCGCTTTTAGACACGGTCTCCGCAGAGTGTTTCGCCGTTTTGGCAGCTTCCTCCATTCcttctttaatttttttcccGATGTCCGTGCGACCCACCTCTTCCAGACCCTGTGggaaaaaatatgtactttaacACCTATACAAgtattatgaattatttattaattataaatgtatatctagaatttagcatatttctataaatagaatataacagaaatgcaaaattcaGCATATGCAAATTAAAATTCATTGAAAAAAGGAACAGAAATCAAATACAGACAAAAAAGTCAAGTTGGAAATCAAAAATACTGTAAAGTATGCTTTGGAAAACATTACAGTACTGCAACATGCTTTTGTATAAGAAAAGGATTGCAAGCTCAAgcatgaatataaattaatgtaaatgtCTATGAAATGCTGTGAATAAATTGCATATGTTAAAACATGAGTAATAAAAGTGACTCACCTCCTTTACTGTATCTGATATTGAACCGAGCGTTTTCTTTAACACTTCAGAAGTTTTGACTGTTTCTGACTCGATGGTTtgctgaaagagaaaaaaaacccgACATCACCCTTTAGCTGTGTACTATCACAATACGATCATTTAAATATCATACTGCGGCCCACCGGTGACCGACAGACGTACGTATTTCCTTCTGGCTTGCTTGAGGGCATCCGATTCCTCCAGCTTTCTGGCCTCTTCGCGAAACTTCTTGATGTTATCCTTCATCTCTTTGTTCTTGTTCAGTTCTTGCTTCAAGTTGTCCAGAAACTCTCCCAAGAAGCCTTTCCTACCGCCACCGCCAGACATAAACCTCGTCTGCAAATCAAACCTCCAACACTCAGACTGCAACTTTTAGACTATGTAGTAAGCATCGAAACAGATTTTGTTAGTATACATCCCCAATATTTCCCATCTAACACTCACCTGTGCTGTAGTGACGGCAGGTCCACATATCCTGTACACAGTTGCTCTGTCATATAATGACACATAGTGACGAGGGGATAACAGGACACAACCTCGTCTGACACACACCTGCGAAGAAAACATTACAATATGTAAATACACTGCTTGTGCCACAATACAGTTATGACATCAGATGATAACATCATGGTACTTACATACAACAGAACTCTTTGTatacgagacatacataacacTTAGTCTATAACCATGGTAAATGTCTATATGCAAAAGCATTGTATTACCATGGTCACTTTGTGCCAGTGACAGCAtagaaaactttaaaaacatcaaatcAGAGGACTAACATGTCCCTAAAAACTTGTACCATGGTACAGTTATGGGATCAGGTGGTAATACTATAGTTATGATGACATCAGGAGGTAATACCATGGTACATATAAAACAGACTATATTCTATATTTCTATACAATGGGATTTACATCACAGTTATCACGACATTATATATGTACATACATACACGAAACAGACTTGGTTAAATCACGTTGATAACCATGATGACACATGTCTGTACAAAACTATGGTATTGCCatggtgtttttatttttctgcaAGAGACTGTTCCGACATCCTTTgttgtttgatttaaaaaaaaacgtaacGTCTGGCTGTAATCGTAAACACAGTTTGATGCATAACATTTCATAGTTCATCTTCCATCAAGGCCATCAACATGTTTCATGAGCATGACTGATGAATCAATCACATTTCCCTTATGAAACACGCAAAGATGTGATAAATCAAACACGCGATGTTGTTAATTTAATCGCAAATATTACGATCATAATTATAATGTTAATGGCGCtgttgaattaagttgaaaaacAGTTTAAATGACAAACTCACCTGGTAACACTGACACAAGGAGGCCGCCATCTTGGTAGCGATGCGAGTGACCTGTTTGGCTGGTGACCTTGCGACGCACTTCCGGGGGAGGAGCGATGACGGGAACGGCCAATGAACTGACAGCTGTTCTGTCTCTACGTGCAACTTGCAGACTCTTTTTTATTTGGTTttgtttgttaaataattttttaaaaataattttgtgtatATGGAGCACTTTGAAGTAGTCTTAGATAAAGATTAATTGCCTCACATTTTTGGGAACAATATGTTCCTGTTGCTCAGTGGTTTCTAAAAATGGGGGGcatgagatggtgccaggggtcccagtttttataaaataaataaatttatcataaattccttgtaattaaaacttaaataaacaGGGCTACAAACCAACAgtatcatttaatgttttaattaaatttttttttttttaaggagtGCGCACCCTAAaaagtccaaaaaaaaaaaaaccactgCTGTAGCTAAAttagtagagcattgtgtttgtAACCAGGGGTCATGGATTTGATCTCTGTGAACaaacatactaataaaatgtatcctttgtatgttttaaaataCGCATAGAAATAAAGTGTgtgccaaatacataaatgtatatgtatttattttgcaTTAGCATCTCAGAAAAATATCCAGAGACAAATTATGTCATTAAATGGAAAAATCATAGATGTAATAAATAGATGCTTGACACAAGAATGCACTTGTGAAATAATCCTGTAAagtctgttttcatttaatttgtttattattacattttcacAAATTTTGGTGTTCCAACAGCAACACTGAAACGATTATGTACCCTGAAAAACCCagacaatattaacaaacaacTTAAAGGGTAGTTAACTAACtaaatctgtcattatttactcacccttgtcTTCTAAACTACCAATGTCTTTTGGTGTTCTTCAGAacccagatttttttaaagtgttggTTGGTTACTATGGGAGAAGATGGTTATCACTTCGGTCACCATCCACTGCCATAATAACCAGAACACCTTTCAAACTTCAAAATGGGactaaaagtgttaaataaataacccCACTTGACTTGTGTCATATATTTTTGTGTCCTGGAGAATTTTTTTGTTGTGGAAATCACTGCTGTTTCATTTGTTAcactttatttacaaatataccATGATGCTCTTGAatactttattctgattggttgagaaatgttccacgggtatgcattatttttcgataaacgcacacctgacctgtcaaatgttttaaaataaccacAAGAGCAATGATTGtcgtaactgtggtataagcgtaataattgactccagtcctGTGAATTAATAAAAACGCTGCATTTACCaacttgggtgtgcattatttttgaataattcaacagcctgTCGTAAATTATTTCTTACGTAAACATCCTAAAACTGGCTAAACGACAGTTCAGAGAATGTGCACTGAAAGAGAGACAACACTTGTAAGTAAATGATGagtttattgttattttatatGAATTTATTGCAAGGACATATAACCGCAACCATATAAAACAGAAACCATGGATATAGAAACCAGATATACAGATGACCCAGCACCATAATTTATTCAAAGTTATTTTGTCTGTACTGTTATTTTAAGAATCAATCATCCTCTCCTGAGCCGTGATCATGGTCAATATTCATTGTTGAATGATTTCCAATCATTACGTTTTGTGCGTTCTCGATGTGAATGCACGAGGGCGGTTGCTGCCAAGCGCCATGTTGCGCATCCACGTTGGTCGGCATCGGTCCGCACCCTCGACCTATAACATCTCTTGGGTATGCAGACTGGGCGTATAACATATTGGATTGTAATCTGAGCCGCTCTAATCTTTCAGTCTCCCGTTGGAGGTCCATATTCCTGGCTCTATCCTCTTGTAGCCTCTTTTGCTCTTTGATTGCCATCTTAATTCGCTGCTCTTTCATCCACACCTGCTTTTGACTTGCAATCTTCTCAGGTGCCATCGCTTTCAAAGCATTACGCTCGAACGTTTTGCTTTTCTCATCTAGAGGAACCGTACTGCGAAGCACCAGTCGAAGGCGATCTTTCGGCAAGCAGTTCTTCTGAGGTAACAACGGAATGACGCTGTTCTTTTTGTAAAGTTTCTCCAAAGAGTTGAAGATGGCCGTATCGGTGCTGGTTTCGCTGAGGTTGGTGTTGAAGTTTCGGGTGAGCAGCAGCAAAGTGAACGCCGAGTTGCTGATGGCGTCTTCCAGGCAGCCCAAGGTGGACCTGCCGGGTTCCTCCATTTCTGAGAACGTCGCTCCGACACCTGAGATTATGCTTTCCAGTTTGTCCTTGAGTCTTTCGGCTTCATCTGCGTCTTCGGGTTCATGGAGTATTACAAAAGCGTAAAACGTGTCATCGGGTTCGATACTGCTCACGGCCTGTGAGATGAAGTTCGATTGGGTGTGTGGTGGTTTATTGACGTGTACATTTGCAGGTTGAGATCCCAGTGTGTTGCTGGATGAGAATTCCAAACCAGGATTTGTGTTTTTGGAAGTCAGAAGCTGTGAGCTTACATTGTGGTCCATACATTGCTTGGGCTTCGGAAGGGTCGAGCCATTTATGACTTCTGCTGTTTGAGGTGCATTAGGTGGGGAAATATTAGTTGGACACTGTAGTGCTTGGCTTTGGCTGCTTGTAGTTTCACTATTTTGGGTCGTGCGTAGGGTCATTGGCTTTGGTTCTTCCATACTGGCATCTGTAATAGTTGGCGAGCTTATTTCAAGAGTGCGTGAGCTGCAGTTCGAGCTGGATCTTAGAGAGGATGGATGACTAACGTTTCTCCCAGACATGTCAAAAGACGTCAAACCACCAGTTTGGGAAGCTGGCCTTGGGAATTCATCGACGGTTTGGAGCCCACATACTTTTCTCATTTCATCGAAGATGTTTTCAGCATATATAGATCCTAGACCTATTGCATAAGCTTTGTGGTAAGCTTGATCTCGAAGTGACTTGTCGCATAAACGTTCCTGCACCAATACAGCAAAAACTCTTGCGATATCCAAAAGCGTCTCTATGTCAGGGCCTGAGACGTTGAAACTGCCAATGTGGCTACTGTTTAGTTTTTCTCCATGCACTTTAATCATTTCAGCCAGGAATTTGGCAACCCTTCCTTCGCCGTTGGCTGAGAGCTTACCAAAAGCATCTTCGCTCTTCTTTAAATGAATCAAGCACATTGCATGAACCATCACCTCCGCCCGTGTGCTGCCCATTTTAGATGTAAGGCTGAGTAGTCGCTCCTCGGAGGCCTGGGAGAGAAGCTCAAACGCCTCGGCCAGACCGGATCCAAGCTCTGTAGGCCGTATGCCTCCCTCTGCCATTGTTTGGAGCAAGTACAGGAGATTGTATGCGAATGTGTGTTGTCATATGACATATTCAATCCATTCAAATCAATCTGAAATGAATTACCCGAGCGTGATGGCTCCCTGCAGAACAAAGTAAAAGTCACATTTTTGAATTAAGATCTACATTTATTTCACAGCTCCTCACTTTTCTACTGACAAATCCAGCTAAGACGCTGATAGCTGGTTTAAGGtagcagtagctggtttaagctggtcctcccagtctggcaaagctggtaagtcagctggtcttccagcctgaccagttAAGTCCAGCTATGCCAGCTTAAAAAgggaccaaaacacagctagaccagcttgctacaccagcaaaaccaggctgggagaccagctaaaatcagctcaccagcttatgctgggtTTTCAGTATTTTTCAACACGAGACCAAGTTGATACTTGTAAGACAACTGAAAAGTCAAACATCAAATCTCCTGAGGTATAAAAGAGCGAGTTGTGAAAAGAAAGTTCATCTGAGATCGCGTATCTGCTGACGTCACAATAAAGGTGACATTTCATCAGACATTATGTAACAACTTTCTCTTTCTGTAACGTCTTTCCAACACTAAAtgttataatataattatatataattatgtattaataaaaataaaacaaatttaatCCGTGTTAAGACTAATATGTGTGATTTATACtaattgttttaaaatttaAGATCGAGATGTGTAAATAACGAATGAAAATTAACGAAACCGTGCTTAAATAATAGAAAGCAAATGCTACATatcttatatatatatgatataaaAAATTGTTATATGCACGTGTAATGATGTCTTACCATAGCAGTAGCTTAGAAACCGGAACTAGGAAATATAATCTAATATCACGATTTTATAGATCAAAGTCTGCAACATCAGACATTATACATTCATAAAGTCTCTTCTCGTTGATAATTTATCAGTCATCGTAAACTATTGCGGTCTTTATGACTCAATATAATTCTTTACTTTAAATACGGAAGAAGGAAACTTCTGATTTTGTCTTGCTTAGTTTTAAATGACCAGAAGATGGCAGTACAAAACGACTGGATGGAAGTTACACGGAAAGaactatatatttatataatattacacatttacatatgtaatttacatttaaaatatataactttttgtttattatagcatatttattatgtaaaccttgtttaaagtatttttcACTTATGTATCATGTTTTGTAAATCGATGATTACTCTAACAagtatcaaaatatttttttttatttattaaaaaaatgtgagcaCTGTACGGTTCTTTATAAGCAAATGCTTGGGATGCTCTATTctattttacatttgttaaatatttatattaaaaattaaatatttaattcataacTCTTGAGTCATAAAACAAAGCAGATATTAATAGAtccatatattttattttgtaattataGCTTCATAAACTCAGGactctttttatttttattttacgaGGCACTAAAACTATTGCAAATTATTATTCACTTTAATTTAAATCAACCAACATGTCAGGCTTTTATTGTGTAAATAATATCTCGCGAGAACATAGCAGAGGCAAACGGGCAAACATG
Protein-coding sequences here:
- the timm44 gene encoding mitochondrial import inner membrane translocase subunit TIM44: MAASLCQCYQVCVRRGCVLLSPRHYVSLYDRATVYRICGPAVTTAQTRFMSGGGGRKGFLGEFLDNLKQELNKNKEMKDNIKKFREEARKLEESDALKQARRKYQTIESETVKTSEVLKKTLGSISDTVKEGLEEVGRTDIGKKIKEGMEEAAKTAKHSAETVSKSGEKIGKTGAFRAISQGVESVKKEIGDFSQSGPYRPPSRLRKRSDFSSKAGSGEDKVFEANEEAMGVVLHKDSKWYQQWKDFKDNNVVFNRFFEMKMKYDESDNALIRASRAVTDKMTDIIGGLFSKTEMSEVLTEILKVDPNFDKDSFLQQCEKDIIPNVLEAMIQGELDVLKDWCYEATYSQLAHPIQQAKAMGLQFHSKILDIDNIDLAMGKMMEQGPVLIITFQAQLVMVIRNVKGEVVEGDPEKVLRMMYVWALCRDQDELNPNAAWRLLDISASSTEQIL
- the ticam1 gene encoding TIR domain-containing adapter molecule 1, producing MAEGGIRPTELGSGLAEAFELLSQASEERLLSLTSKMGSTRAEVMVHAMCLIHLKKSEDAFGKLSANGEGRVAKFLAEMIKVHGEKLNSSHIGSFNVSGPDIETLLDIARVFAVLVQERLCDKSLRDQAYHKAYAIGLGSIYAENIFDEMRKVCGLQTVDEFPRPASQTGGLTSFDMSGRNVSHPSSLRSSSNCSSRTLEISSPTITDASMEEPKPMTLRTTQNSETTSSQSQALQCPTNISPPNAPQTAEVINGSTLPKPKQCMDHNVSSQLLTSKNTNPGLEFSSSNTLGSQPANVHVNKPPHTQSNFISQAVSSIEPDDTFYAFVILHEPEDADEAERLKDKLESIISGVGATFSEMEEPGRSTLGCLEDAISNSAFTLLLLTRNFNTNLSETSTDTAIFNSLEKLYKKNSVIPLLPQKNCLPKDRLRLVLRSTVPLDEKSKTFERNALKAMAPEKIASQKQVWMKEQRIKMAIKEQKRLQEDRARNMDLQRETERLERLRLQSNMLYAQSAYPRDVIGRGCGPMPTNVDAQHGAWQQPPSCIHIENAQNVMIGNHSTMNIDHDHGSGEDD